The Arachis duranensis cultivar V14167 chromosome 2, aradu.V14167.gnm2.J7QH, whole genome shotgun sequence genome has a window encoding:
- the LOC107475824 gene encoding serine/threonine-protein phosphatase 7 long form homolog: MGDDLGRLYRLDGVAHIAGVINDEPQRCISSMRRQQGMRLDERYVPYLQMAGLYHLARLNDKWFQLDEPLVSAFVERWGPETHTFHMPFGECTITLQDVAYHLGLPVDGHYVSGCLTDFHETFGECPEGADEETVRRFARAYIMMLLGTQLFTDKSGNRIHIRWLPYVARLEEMGGYSWGSAALAWLYRCMCRVANRHIVKLAGPLQLLQSWIFWRFSRFRPDGFDLFSWPLASSTPEVVQVVHPEVLESRHTALWRSVTSLIYFAVVEWHQVDRVLPQFGGVQARPRPALNIDFLMLKDGRGGDRWFSSQLQH, translated from the exons ATGGGGGACGATCTGGGAAGGCTGTATCGTTTGGATGGAGTCGCTCACATCGCCGGGGTGATCAACGACGAG CCCCAACGCTGCATATCGAGTATGCGGCGGCAGCAGGGAATGCGACTGGATGAGCGGTACGTtccgtacttgcagatggccGGATTATACCATCTTGCGAGACTGAACGACAAATGGTTCCAATTAGACGAGCCACTTGTGAGTGCATTCGTCGAGCGGTGGGGTCCGGAGACGCACACTTTTCATATGCCGTTCGGAGAGTGCACGATCACACTTCAGGACGTAGCATACCATTTGGGGTTGCCAGTGGACGGACATTACGTGAGTGGCTGCCTTACGGATTTCCAT GAGACCTTCGGAGAGTGCCCCGAGGGGGCCGACGAGGAGACAGTTAGGCGCTTTGCCCGTGCCTATATCATGATGTTATTGGGCACCCAGCTTTTTACCGACAAGTCCGGCAATCGTATTCACATCAGATGGCTACCGTACGTGGCTAGGCTTGAGGAGATGGGTGGCTACAGTTGGGGGTCGGCGGCGCTTGCATGGCTATACCGGTGTATGTGCCGAGTGGCCAACAGACATATCGTGAAGTTAGCTGGGCCGTTACAGTTACTTCAGTCTTGGATATTTTGGCGTTTTTCTAGATTTCGGCCTGATGGGTTTGATTTGTTTAGCTGGCCCCTGGCATCCAG CACACCAGAGGTCGTTCAGGTGGTCCATCCGGAGGTGCTGGAGTCTCGTCATACGGCTTTATGGCGTTCCGTCACCTCACTGATATATTTTGCCGTGGTTGAGTGGCACCAGGTTGATCGGGTGTTACCACAGTTTGGAGGAGTACAGGCTCGCCCCCGTCCCGCCCTGAACATCGACTTCTTGATGTTGAAGGATGGTAGAGGAGGTGATCGTTGGTTTTCGTCCCAGTTACAGCACTAG
- the LOC107475823 gene encoding extensin-like — translation MRKKTIAHKPPREKLYKLPSKPSTRSQDKTFTPSPSPPTSPPRCDPMARTKNTSRFPASAKPTPPPKVTPSKPGSSKPSSSKGKRPAAPEPPPESTQPKSRSVPSRSQRGKARVPLSSVREPEVDPFAHKSQYMTSHSDFNPIVSNLP, via the coding sequence ATGAGGAAGAAAACCATTGCTCATAAACCTCCTCGTGAAAAGCTGTATAAACTTCCATCCAAACCTTCCACTCGCTCACAAGACAAAACCTTCACTccatctccttctcctcctacctCTCCTCCTCGCTGTGACCCCATGGCTCGGACCAAGAACACTTCAAGATTTCCTGCCTCTGCCAAGCCAACGCCACCACCGAAAGTCACACCATCCAAGCCAGGTTCATCGAAACCGAGTTCATCCAAAGGAAAGCGACCTGCAGCACCAGAACCTCCACCTGAGTCCACACAACCAAAATCTAGGTCTGTTCCATCACGTTCTCAAAGAGGTAAAGCTCGAGTTCCTCTCTCATCTGTTAGAGAACCAGAAGTTGATCCTTTTGCTCACAAATCACAATATATGACATCTCACTCAGACTTTAACCCCATCGTTTCAAATCTGCCATGA
- the LOC107475825 gene encoding lysophospholipid acyltransferase LPEAT2, whose product MQEISLEARTKKNVLVLFFRMKDTLRCWVSFFSIGLISVLYNINISTCSSLFSPSAHCSYQWIKRKGRPAPREVAPIIVSNHVSYIEPIFYFYELFPTIVASESHDALPFVGTIIRAMQVIYVDRFSPSSRKHAVKEIKRRASCNRFPRVLLFPEGTTTNGRSLISFQLGAFIPGYPIQPVIVRYPHVHFDQSWGNVSLGKLMFRMFTQFHNFFEVEYLPVISPLHDKETAVHFRERACRAIASAMNVVQTGHTYGDIMLYMKAQEAKQENPSSFMVEMATLESLFHIRSLEAVEFLDKFLAMNPDPSGRVQYHNFLKVLRLKACPLSEKMFAFIDVEKCGSITFRQFLYGSSYVMKHRGFHQACEEAFAECSSAVKGYIVEQELQDFMQHAIPSWNENEVHELFMLFDDDNDGRITKDDFHSCLKKNPLLIAFLTPHLQHKECGGNNGVLEIV is encoded by the exons TAACATAAATATATCAACTTGTAGTTCACTCTTTTCTCCTTCTGCTCATTGCAGCTATCAGTGGATAAAGCGGAAGGGAAGACCTGCACCAAGGGAAGTTGCACCGATAATTGTATCTAATCACGTATCCTACATTGAACCTATCTTCTATTTCTATGAATTATTTCCAACCATTGTAGCATCAGAGTCTCATGATGCACTACCTTTTGTTGGCACCATTATTAGAGCAATGCAG GTCATATATGTCGACAGGTTCTCACCATCATCAAGAAAACATGCCGTCAAGGAAATAAAG AGAAGGGCTTCCTGCAATAGATTTCCTCGAGTACTGCTATTTCCTGAGGGAACCACAACTAATGGCAGGAGCCTTATCTCCTTCCAACTTGGTGCATTCATCCCCGGTTACCCAATCCAGCCTGTAATTGTTCGCTATCCTCATGTACACTTTGATCAATCTTG GGGTAATGTTTCTTTGGGAAAGCTTATGTTCAGGATGTTCACTCAATTCCACAACTTCTTCGAG GTAGAATATCTTCCTGTCATTTCACCCCTGCATGATAAAGAAACTGCAGTCCACTTTCGTGAGAGG GCTTGCCGTGCTATTGCATCTGCGATGAACGTTGTCCAAACTGGACACACTTATGGAGACATAATGCTTTATATGAAAGCACAAGAAGCAAAACAG GAAAACCCCTCAAGTTTTATGGTTGAAATGGCGACGCTGGAATCA TTATTTCATATCAGAAGCTTGGAAGCTGTTGAATTCCTAGATAAATTCTTGGCTATGAATCCTGATCCCAG CGGTCGAGTTCAATATCATAACTTCTTGAAGGTTTTAAGACTTAAGGCATGCCCTTTATCCGAAAAG ATGTTTGCATTCATTGATGTGGAGAAGTGCGGCTCAATAACGTTTAGACAG TTCTTGTACGGATCTTCTTACGTCATGAAGCATCGAGGATTCCATCAAGCTTGCGAAGAAGCATTTGCGGAATGCAGCAGTGCAGTAAAGGGCTACATTGTAGAACAAGAA TTGCAAGACTTCATGCAACATGCCATCCCAAGCTGGAATGAGAATGAG GTTCATGAGCTTTTTATGTTATTTGATGATGACAATGATGGAAGAATAACCAAGGATGATTTTCATTCATGCCTCAAGAAAAACCCTCTTCTCATTGCATTTCTTACACCTCACCTTCAACACAAGGAGTGTGGTGGCAATAATGGAGTTCTAGAAATAGTATGA